The Saccharothrix variisporea genome has a segment encoding these proteins:
- a CDS encoding MBL fold metallo-hydrolase — translation MTGDAMTEQITVQTFGGPTALIEVGGLRLLTDPTFDAPGDYSVGGTRVLTKTMPTATTPADLGWIDAVLLSHDQHPDNLDRAGRAFLADVPLTLTTRGGAERLGGTARGLAPWEQVELPRPDGGTLTITAAPAQHGPDGCEPVTGEVVGFVLTAADLPTVYVSGDNASLAVVEEIAARVGPVDTAVLFAGAARTVLFDGALLTLDSGQAASAARVLGARRVVPVHFEGWGHFTEGRDALVKAFTAAGLDGVLDAAFTRK, via the coding sequence ATGACTGGGGATGCCATGACCGAGCAGATCACCGTGCAGACCTTCGGCGGCCCGACCGCGTTGATCGAGGTCGGCGGCCTGCGCTTGCTCACCGACCCGACCTTCGACGCGCCCGGCGACTACAGCGTCGGCGGCACGCGCGTCCTGACCAAGACCATGCCGACCGCCACGACCCCGGCCGACCTGGGCTGGATCGACGCCGTCCTGCTCTCCCACGACCAGCACCCGGACAACCTCGACCGCGCCGGCCGCGCGTTCCTGGCCGATGTCCCGTTGACCCTGACCACCCGGGGCGGCGCGGAACGGCTCGGCGGCACGGCCCGGGGGCTCGCGCCCTGGGAGCAGGTCGAACTGCCCCGGCCCGATGGCGGCACGCTCACGATCACCGCGGCGCCCGCCCAGCACGGGCCGGACGGGTGCGAGCCGGTCACCGGCGAGGTCGTCGGGTTCGTGCTGACCGCGGCCGACCTGCCCACGGTCTACGTCAGCGGGGACAACGCCTCGCTCGCCGTGGTGGAGGAGATCGCCGCGCGGGTCGGGCCGGTGGACACCGCCGTGCTGTTCGCGGGTGCGGCCCGGACGGTGCTGTTCGACGGGGCGTTGCTCACGCTCGACAGCGGGCAGGCCGCGTCAGCGGCACGGGTGCTGGGCGCTCGCCGGGTCGTGCCGGTGCACTTCGAGGGCTGGGGGCACTTCACGGAAGGCCGGGACGCGCTGGTCAAGGCCTTCACCGCCGCCGGGCTGGACGGCGTGCTCGACGCCGCTTTCACCCGAAAGTGA
- a CDS encoding CGNR zinc finger domain-containing protein yields the protein MDVIPAAGAEQYPALDFANSALALPGGQYLDLLGSPDAATRWLAEHDLAPADSGLRETCAAQLRALREQIRMLLAARVDGLPVPAGALEAVNDAMTRTPTASLLRWDPARGLHRESPHPVTRIVEHALAVLAADAADLVTGADAERLAACGSPPCNRYLLRTHARRHWCSTRCGDRARAARAYARRKGD from the coding sequence ATGGACGTGATCCCGGCCGCGGGTGCGGAGCAGTACCCGGCGCTGGACTTCGCGAACAGCGCGCTGGCCCTGCCCGGAGGGCAGTACCTGGACCTGCTCGGGTCGCCGGACGCCGCGACGCGCTGGTTGGCCGAGCACGACCTCGCGCCGGCCGACTCCGGGTTGCGGGAGACGTGCGCGGCGCAGCTGCGGGCGTTGCGCGAGCAGATCCGGATGTTGCTGGCGGCGCGGGTGGACGGGCTGCCGGTCCCGGCGGGTGCGCTGGAGGCGGTCAACGACGCCATGACGCGGACGCCCACCGCGTCGCTGCTGCGGTGGGACCCGGCCCGGGGGTTGCACCGGGAGTCGCCGCACCCCGTGACGCGGATCGTGGAGCACGCGCTGGCGGTGCTGGCGGCGGACGCGGCGGACCTGGTGACGGGGGCGGATGCGGAGCGGTTGGCGGCTTGCGGGTCACCGCCATGCAACCGGTACTTGCTGCGGACCCACGCGCGTCGGCACTGGTGTTCGACCCGGTGCGGGGACCGGGCTCGGGCGGCTCGGGCTTACGCGCGCCGCAAAGGCGACTGA
- the ggt gene encoding gamma-glutamyltransferase: MLRSTSTLAALAVVAALVVPAGVPAAAAAEAPREPEAVGAGGVVASIDPDASQIGIDVLRRGGNAVDAAVATAAALGVTDPFSAGIGGGGFLVYYDARTRKVSTLDGRETAPAAANENLFVENGKPIPFAEAVTSGLSVGVPGTPRTWQRALQRWGTISLDKALKPAEDLARRGFTVDSTFHRQVSENAARFADFTSSEALFLPVPDIGTTFRNPDLADTYRALRKDGVSALYKGGIGKDIVQTVTHPPVKPTSTRTVRPGAMTMTDLGNYNAPQREPSHTTYRGLDVFGMAPPSSGGTTVGEALNILETTKLADETPTQYLHRFLEASRLSFADRNRWVGDPSFSDVPTAELLSQEYADTRACLISPTTALTSPVAPGDPRNPKPCGTDGTDAPTPYEGTDTTHLTVADRWGNVAAYTLTIEQEGGSGIVVPGRGFLLNNELTDFSFTPVTPGVPDPNLPGPGKRPRSSMSPTIVLDHGKPVLALGSPGGASIITTVLQVLTQRLDRGLTLRQAIEAPRASQRNSANTQAEAAFLATQDDEALAALGHRFTSTGEIGAVTAVERLPDGRWRAAAEPTRRGGGAARVVYPR; this comes from the coding sequence ATGCTCCGGTCGACCAGCACACTCGCCGCCCTTGCCGTGGTGGCCGCTCTTGTCGTTCCTGCCGGTGTTCCTGCCGCCGCCGCTGCCGAAGCGCCACGTGAGCCCGAAGCCGTTGGTGCGGGCGGAGTGGTGGCCAGTATCGATCCCGACGCCTCCCAAATCGGCATCGACGTCCTGCGGCGTGGGGGGAACGCCGTGGATGCCGCCGTTGCCACGGCCGCGGCTCTCGGCGTCACCGACCCGTTCTCCGCGGGCATCGGTGGGGGCGGGTTCCTTGTGTACTACGACGCCAGAACCCGCAAGGTGAGCACGCTGGACGGGCGGGAGACCGCGCCCGCCGCCGCGAACGAGAACCTGTTCGTCGAGAACGGCAAGCCGATCCCCTTCGCCGAAGCGGTCACCAGTGGGCTGTCGGTGGGGGTCCCGGGCACGCCGCGCACGTGGCAGCGGGCCCTCCAGCGGTGGGGCACGATCTCGCTGGACAAGGCCCTCAAGCCCGCCGAGGACCTCGCCCGCCGGGGCTTCACGGTCGACTCGACCTTCCACCGCCAGGTCAGCGAGAACGCCGCCCGCTTCGCCGACTTCACCTCCAGCGAAGCCCTGTTCCTGCCGGTTCCCGACATCGGCACGACCTTCCGCAACCCCGACCTCGCCGACACCTACCGCGCCCTGCGCAAGGACGGCGTCTCCGCGCTCTACAAGGGCGGCATCGGCAAGGACATCGTCCAGACCGTCACCCACCCGCCCGTGAAGCCGACGTCCACCCGGACCGTCCGCCCCGGCGCGATGACCATGACCGACCTCGGCAACTACAACGCCCCGCAGCGCGAACCCAGCCACACCACCTACCGCGGCCTGGACGTCTTCGGCATGGCACCGCCCTCCTCCGGCGGCACCACGGTCGGCGAGGCGCTGAACATCCTGGAGACCACCAAGCTCGCCGACGAGACCCCGACCCAGTACCTGCACCGTTTCCTGGAGGCCAGCCGCCTGTCCTTCGCCGACCGCAACCGGTGGGTGGGCGACCCGAGCTTCTCCGACGTGCCGACCGCCGAACTGCTCTCCCAGGAGTACGCCGACACCCGCGCGTGCCTGATCTCGCCGACCACCGCGCTCACGAGCCCCGTCGCGCCCGGCGACCCGCGCAACCCCAAGCCGTGCGGCACGGACGGCACCGACGCCCCCACCCCGTACGAGGGCACCGACACCACCCACCTGACCGTCGCCGACCGCTGGGGCAACGTCGCCGCCTACACCCTCACCATCGAGCAGGAGGGCGGCAGCGGCATCGTCGTGCCCGGTCGCGGGTTCCTGCTCAACAACGAGCTGACCGACTTCTCCTTCACCCCGGTCACCCCCGGCGTCCCCGACCCGAACCTGCCCGGCCCCGGCAAGCGGCCCCGCTCGTCCATGTCGCCGACGATCGTGCTGGACCACGGCAAGCCGGTGCTGGCCCTGGGTTCACCGGGCGGCGCGAGCATCATCACCACCGTCCTCCAGGTCCTGACCCAGCGCCTGGACCGCGGTCTCACGCTGCGCCAGGCCATCGAGGCGCCCCGCGCGTCGCAGCGCAACTCCGCCAACACCCAGGCCGAGGCCGCGTTCCTGGCCACCCAGGACGACGAGGCCCTGGCCGCGCTCGGCCACCGCTTCACCTCGACCGGCGAGATCGGCGCGGTGACCGCCGTCGAACGCCTGCCCGATGGCCGGTGGCGGGCCGCCGCCGAACCGACCCGCCGGGGTGGTGGCGCGGCCCGGGTCGTCTACCCGCGCTAG
- a CDS encoding RNA polymerase sigma factor — translation MRGATTRRQGAARLVETDAELWGRGDRAAFAELFDRHAEAVWNHAYRLTASWSLAEDLTSATFLAAWRRRAEVALVHDSALPWLYTVAGNLARTEFRRLGRFRRALARVPDVEVVPDHAERVASSVDDSHELRRVLAVVRAMPPAEREAVELCLLGELSAAEAAEVVGVAEVTVRSRISRARARLRASLDEEVS, via the coding sequence ATGAGGGGTGCCACGACGAGGCGTCAGGGGGCGGCGCGCTTGGTCGAGACCGACGCCGAGCTGTGGGGACGTGGGGACCGGGCCGCGTTCGCCGAGTTGTTCGACCGGCACGCGGAGGCGGTGTGGAACCACGCCTACCGGCTGACCGCGTCGTGGTCGCTGGCCGAGGACCTGACGTCGGCGACGTTCCTGGCCGCCTGGCGGCGCCGGGCGGAGGTGGCGCTGGTCCACGACTCGGCCCTGCCGTGGCTGTACACGGTGGCGGGGAACCTGGCGCGCACCGAGTTCCGGCGGCTGGGCCGGTTCCGGCGGGCGCTGGCCCGGGTGCCCGACGTCGAGGTGGTGCCCGACCACGCCGAGCGGGTGGCGTCGTCGGTGGACGACTCCCACGAGCTGCGGCGGGTCCTGGCGGTGGTGCGCGCGATGCCGCCCGCCGAGCGCGAGGCCGTCGAGCTGTGCCTGCTGGGCGAGCTGTCCGCGGCCGAGGCCGCCGAGGTGGTCGGGGTGGCCGAGGTCACCGTGCGGTCCCGCATCTCCCGCGCCCGCGCCCGCCTGCGCGCTTCCCTGGACGAGGAGGTCTCCTGA
- the def gene encoding peptide deformylase codes for MTVQPIRLFGDPVLRTPAVEVTDFDAELRKLVKDLWDTMSDAGGAGLAAPQLGVGLRVFTYHCDGFAGHLVNPTFDVVGDEYQEGPEGCLSIPGMSWDCRRHLHVVARGWNMHGEPVEVEGSDLLARCIQHETDHLDGVLFVDRLDEQTRKQAMREIRQQSWFDGGMPTLKQSPHPLFGGGA; via the coding sequence GTGACCGTCCAACCCATCCGGCTGTTCGGCGACCCGGTGCTGCGGACCCCCGCCGTCGAGGTCACCGACTTCGACGCGGAGCTGCGCAAGCTGGTCAAGGACCTGTGGGACACCATGAGCGACGCCGGTGGCGCGGGGCTGGCCGCACCGCAGCTCGGCGTGGGCCTGCGCGTGTTCACCTACCACTGCGACGGCTTCGCCGGGCACCTGGTCAACCCCACCTTCGACGTCGTCGGCGACGAGTACCAGGAGGGCCCCGAGGGCTGCCTGTCCATCCCGGGCATGTCCTGGGACTGCCGCCGGCACCTGCACGTGGTCGCGCGCGGCTGGAACATGCACGGCGAGCCGGTCGAGGTCGAGGGGTCCGACCTGCTGGCGCGGTGCATCCAGCACGAGACCGACCACCTCGACGGCGTGCTGTTCGTGGACCGCCTGGACGAGCAGACCCGCAAGCAGGCCATGCGCGAGATCCGGCAGCAGTCCTGGTTCGACGGCGGCATGCCCACGCTCAAGCAGTCGCCGCACCCGCTGTTCGGCGGTGGTGCGTGA
- the fmt gene encoding methionyl-tRNA formyltransferase, with product MRLVFAGTPEPALPSLKALLASRHEVVAVVTRPDAPAGRGRKVERSPVAALADEHGIEVLTPAKASDPDFQARLRELEPDLCPVVAYGALLPESALAIPVHGWVNLHFSVLPAWRGAAPVQAAVRHGDDITGATTFRIVKALDAGPVYGVVTERVRERDTAGDLLARLAESGAQLLVSTVDGIEDGTLRPVEQSEEGVSYAPKVTVDDGRLDFSAPAAALDRVARAVTPDPGAWAEFRGERLKLGPVVPVEEDGLKPGELRVERKRVLVGTGTTPVQLTDVQAQGKKRMAATDWARGVRIEAGERIS from the coding sequence ATGCGGCTGGTGTTCGCGGGCACGCCCGAACCGGCGCTGCCGTCCCTGAAGGCCCTGCTGGCGTCCCGGCACGAGGTGGTGGCCGTGGTCACCCGCCCGGACGCCCCCGCCGGCCGCGGCCGCAAGGTCGAACGCTCGCCGGTCGCGGCGCTGGCCGACGAGCACGGCATCGAGGTGCTGACCCCGGCCAAGGCGTCCGACCCCGACTTCCAGGCCCGGCTGCGGGAGCTCGAGCCGGACCTGTGCCCGGTGGTCGCCTACGGTGCGTTGCTGCCGGAGTCGGCGCTGGCCATCCCCGTCCACGGCTGGGTGAACCTGCACTTCTCGGTGCTGCCCGCTTGGCGCGGCGCGGCCCCGGTGCAGGCGGCCGTGCGGCACGGTGACGACATCACCGGGGCGACGACGTTCCGGATCGTCAAGGCGCTGGACGCCGGTCCGGTGTACGGGGTGGTGACCGAGCGGGTGCGCGAGCGGGACACGGCGGGCGACCTGCTGGCCCGGCTCGCCGAGTCCGGCGCCCAGCTGCTGGTGTCCACTGTGGACGGCATCGAGGACGGCACGCTGCGGCCGGTCGAGCAGTCCGAGGAGGGCGTCAGCTACGCCCCCAAGGTCACCGTGGACGACGGCCGGCTGGACTTCTCCGCGCCCGCCGCCGCCCTGGACCGGGTGGCCCGCGCGGTCACCCCCGACCCGGGCGCGTGGGCGGAGTTCCGCGGCGAACGGCTCAAGCTCGGCCCGGTCGTCCCGGTCGAGGAGGACGGACTCAAGCCCGGCGAGCTGCGGGTGGAGCGCAAGCGCGTGCTGGTCGGCACCGGCACCACGCCCGTGCAGCTCACCGACGTGCAGGCGCAGGGCAAGAAGCGGATGGCCGCCACGGACTGGGCGCGCGGCGTGCGCATCGAGGCGGGGGAGCGGATCTCATGA
- a CDS encoding RsmB/NOP family class I SAM-dependent RNA methyltransferase has product MTQRSSRPSRPRGPHPPRRRTGPSRPPVEDPARQAALDTLRAVRQRDAYANLVLPGLLRERRITGRDAALATELAYGTARAQGLLDAILAACSDRPLSEVDGSVLDALRLGAYQLLRTRIPAHAAVASTVDLVRAELGSGAAGFANAVLRRVTEQDEAGWVEEVAPDEDTDPIGYLAMAHAHPRWIAQAFAEALGSRGEPLREALAADDTRPLVHLAARPGECSADELAAMTGGDVAPYSPYGVHLEAGAGDPGDLDPVRERLASVQDEGSQLCALALTRVPLEGSDARWLDLCAGPGGKAVLLGSLAVLSDATLDAVEKAPHRAELIRKAAGDLPITVHVGDGRDSGLPEGGFDRVLVDAPCTGLGALRRRPEARWRRQPSDVAPLARLQRELLTAALGLVRPGGVVAYVVCSPHLSESVGVVGDVARRTGAEQLDTREYFPGVPDLGNGPHVQLWPHMHGTDAMFCSLLRRPA; this is encoded by the coding sequence ATGACACAGCGGTCGTCCCGTCCCTCCCGCCCCCGCGGCCCGCACCCGCCGCGCCGCCGCACCGGCCCGTCCCGCCCACCGGTGGAGGACCCGGCCCGGCAGGCGGCGCTGGACACGCTGCGCGCGGTGCGCCAGCGCGACGCCTACGCCAACCTCGTGCTCCCGGGCCTGCTGCGCGAGCGCCGGATCACCGGCCGCGACGCCGCGCTGGCCACCGAACTGGCCTACGGCACCGCGCGGGCGCAGGGCCTGCTGGACGCGATCCTCGCCGCGTGCTCCGACCGGCCGCTGTCCGAAGTGGACGGTTCCGTGCTGGACGCGCTCCGCCTGGGCGCCTACCAGCTGCTGCGCACCCGCATCCCGGCGCACGCCGCCGTCGCGTCCACTGTGGACCTGGTGCGCGCGGAGCTGGGGTCGGGCGCGGCCGGGTTCGCCAACGCCGTGCTGCGCCGGGTGACCGAGCAGGACGAGGCCGGCTGGGTCGAGGAGGTCGCGCCGGACGAGGACACCGACCCGATCGGGTACCTCGCGATGGCCCACGCGCACCCGCGGTGGATCGCGCAAGCGTTCGCGGAAGCTCTCGGTAGCCGCGGTGAGCCGTTGCGCGAGGCGTTGGCCGCCGACGACACCCGTCCGCTGGTGCACCTGGCCGCGCGGCCGGGGGAGTGCAGCGCCGACGAGCTGGCCGCGATGACCGGCGGCGACGTCGCGCCCTACTCGCCGTACGGGGTGCACCTGGAGGCCGGTGCGGGTGACCCGGGCGACCTCGACCCGGTGCGCGAGCGGTTGGCGTCGGTGCAGGACGAGGGCAGTCAGCTGTGCGCGCTGGCGCTGACCCGGGTGCCGCTGGAGGGGTCGGACGCGCGGTGGCTGGACCTGTGCGCGGGACCGGGTGGCAAGGCCGTGCTGCTGGGATCGCTGGCGGTGCTGTCGGACGCGACCCTGGACGCCGTGGAGAAGGCGCCGCACCGGGCCGAGCTGATCCGCAAGGCCGCCGGTGACCTGCCGATCACCGTGCACGTGGGTGACGGTCGCGACTCGGGCCTGCCCGAGGGCGGGTTCGACCGCGTGCTGGTGGACGCGCCGTGCACGGGGCTGGGCGCGCTGCGCCGCCGTCCCGAGGCGCGGTGGCGGCGGCAGCCCTCCGACGTGGCCCCGCTGGCCCGGTTGCAGCGCGAGCTGCTGACCGCCGCGCTGGGGCTGGTGCGGCCGGGCGGGGTCGTGGCGTACGTGGTGTGCTCGCCGCACCTGTCCGAATCGGTCGGCGTGGTCGGCGACGTGGCGCGGCGCACCGGGGCGGAGCAGTTGGACACCCGCGAGTACTTCCCCGGCGTGCCGGACCTGGGCAACGGCCCGCACGTGCAGCTGTGGCCGCACATGCACGGCACGGACGCCATGTTCTGCTCGCTGCTGCGCAGGCCTGCGTGA
- a CDS encoding flavoprotein: MLGLVASAAGGVETWLRSGLAEPLAAAGWRLAITLTPTVARWLEPQLDALRALTDLPVRWTSRLPSEPKPHPVPDAFVFAPATLNSIAKLALGIGDNQALTVLGEALGRRAPMVVLAQVGPDQSHHPAYSGHLTVLRGAGVRVVSGGPEEVLKELAAVAPFVASDNKG; encoded by the coding sequence GTGCTGGGCCTGGTCGCGTCGGCGGCCGGCGGGGTGGAGACGTGGTTGCGGTCGGGGTTGGCGGAGCCGTTGGCGGCTGCCGGGTGGCGGTTGGCCATCACGCTCACCCCGACCGTCGCGCGGTGGCTGGAGCCGCAGCTGGACGCGTTGCGCGCGCTGACCGACCTGCCGGTGCGCTGGACCTCGCGGCTGCCCTCCGAACCGAAACCGCACCCCGTTCCCGACGCGTTCGTGTTCGCGCCGGCCACGCTGAACTCGATCGCGAAACTCGCGCTGGGTATCGGCGACAACCAAGCGCTCACTGTTCTGGGTGAAGCACTGGGTCGTCGTGCGCCGATGGTGGTTTTGGCGCAGGTTGGCCCAGACCAATCCCATCATCCCGCGTATTCCGGACACCTGACCGTGCTGCGTGGCGCGGGCGTGCGCGTGGTCTCCGGCGGCCCTGAAGAAGTGCTGAAAGAACTGGCCGCGGTTGCGCCGTTCGTCGCATCCGACAATAAGGGGTGA